A genomic window from Cydia strobilella chromosome 26, ilCydStro3.1, whole genome shotgun sequence includes:
- the LOC134753083 gene encoding zinc finger protein 551-like codes for MEGITDGGMARVKQEPECLTGQVTIKEEAEFVDEEECVKEECSDSTGGCGVSEAAMLAGLYKEHVVKDELVLGPERPHRPIVGLVVRTPAVVSGRRRSCAVRLERVLLDAARRSCRVGRRTYKLHTHTHTAEPAHTRNLTITTASYQCHHCGKRFRNKSVLVKHIRAHLPLGASSNSTRENDALEDQQSQQTLHKDKKYFLTVLRKPEMTHRGAKPFKCRYCDYRSCNNLRRHERIHTGEKPFKCNYCDYKCTQKAHLRNHEMIHTDGRLRPHDLERTQHVERGSR; via the exons ATGGAAGGGATCACTGACGGCGGCATGGCGCGCGTGAAACAGGAGCCTGAGTGTCTTACTGGCCAAG TAACTATTAAGGAGGAAGCAGAATTCGTGGATGAAGAGGAGTGTGTGAAGGAGGAGTGCTCGGACAGCACAGGCGGGTGCGGCGTGAGCGAGGCAGCCATGCTGGCCGGCCTGTACAAAGAGCATGTGGTGAAGGATGAGCTCGTGCTAGGGCCGGAGCGCCCGCATCGCCCCATAGTCGGCCTGGTGGTGCGCA CACCAGCGGTGGTGTCGGGTCGGCGGCGCTCGTGCGCGGTCAGGCTGGAGCGCGTGCTGCtggacgcggcgcggcgctccTGCCGGGTCGGGCGCCGCACATACAAGctgcacacacacacgcacaccgCCGAGCCCGCACACACACGCAACCTCACCATCACCACCGCCAGCTATCAATGTCACCATTGCGGGAAACGGTTCCGGAACAAGTCGGTTTTGGTGAAACACATACGCGCTCACTTGCCGTTAGGAGCGTCGAGTAACTCGACCCGAGAGAACGATGCTTTAGAAGATCAACAAAGTCAACAAACGTTACACAAAGATAAAAAGTATTTCCTAACAGTTTTACGGAAACCTGAGATGACACACCGTGGCGCAAAGCCTTTCAAGTGTAGGTACTGTGACTACAGGAGCTGCAATAACTTACGTAGACATGAGAGGATACATACAGGTGAAAAACCCTTTAAATGcaactactgtgattacaagtgcaCACAAAAAGCACACCTACGGAATCATGAGATGATACACACAG ACGGCCGATTGCGGCCGCACGACCTCGAACGCacgcaacacgtcgaacgtggttctcggtag